A stretch of the Mesorhizobium sp. Pch-S genome encodes the following:
- a CDS encoding glucosamine-6-phosphate deaminase: protein MTKLNVTWAADRAAMAKLAANHVSAALLDGSVTSLALPTGDTPIGMYEELSQRCQRGEISFGDTTLFNLDEYVGMSPDNPRSYHAFMRRHLIDRIDAPEDQVNLLRGDASDADEECRAFDRAIAAAGGIDLAVLGLGANGHIAFNEPGVAWDLDTHVVALDERTRQAHRPNFPDEVSVPSTGVTMGINTLRSARKVLLLCAGESKREAMAALLSGREDPAWPVTSLLGHSDLVIVAEEALMPS from the coding sequence ATGACGAAATTGAACGTGACCTGGGCGGCGGATCGCGCTGCCATGGCGAAGCTCGCTGCGAACCATGTCAGCGCCGCGTTGCTCGACGGATCCGTGACGAGCCTCGCCTTGCCGACGGGCGATACCCCAATCGGCATGTATGAGGAGTTGTCGCAACGCTGCCAGCGCGGCGAAATCAGCTTCGGCGACACGACGCTGTTCAACCTCGATGAATATGTCGGCATGTCGCCCGACAATCCGCGCAGCTATCATGCCTTCATGCGACGCCATCTGATCGACCGCATCGATGCACCCGAGGATCAGGTCAATCTCCTGCGTGGTGATGCTTCCGACGCCGATGAGGAATGTCGCGCGTTCGATCGCGCCATCGCTGCGGCCGGCGGCATAGACCTTGCGGTGCTGGGATTGGGCGCCAATGGGCATATTGCCTTCAACGAGCCAGGCGTTGCCTGGGATCTCGATACGCATGTGGTTGCTTTGGATGAGAGGACACGGCAGGCGCATCGTCCCAACTTTCCCGACGAAGTCAGTGTGCCAAGCACGGGCGTGACAATGGGCATCAACACGCTGCGCTCCGCCAGAAAGGTGCTGTTGCTATGCGCCGGCGAGAGCAAACGCGAAGCCATGGCCGCGCTGTTGTCCGGCCGCGAGGACCCGGCCTGGCCCGTCACCAGCCTGCTTGGGCACAGCGACCTGGTGATCGTGGCCGAAGAAGCCCTGATGCCATCCTGA
- a CDS encoding aspartyl protease family protein has translation MFSVLKRGRMRPRPPTIRQAPLVRRLYAGAVLFALACSCNMAQSKTSPTTTQPGQPIAVGAAAKPEWIELKPAAYPFLIVDAVLDGETLPALIDTGTSHTILDLGVAQRKAMPLRHLGSFDVFGKTVETQGTDFTSFEFAGLRQRGETIAVLDLSDLQAQLGTPFAIVVGADVLSTHALQVDWDQNRLRLLPSGASALPAGTKVPLKMTPDGPFETRISINGHEFDRTAIDTGADSDLIIRNAVLPRLAITPERMTDRVSQVIGRIQVEGLFRADIVQFAGLRFERVPTSTTETAVSGFPQFDVLVGMGLLERFNFMIDAQAKRMVLSPRETSVPDRPSSTSGVIGNYTTEGLVLLHVMRGSPAAKAGLKVNDRICKVDGQMVDATWQNGAQRAWSVGRPGRKVNLTHCDGRETTLTLKEFY, from the coding sequence ATGTTTTCTGTTCTGAAACGCGGGCGCATGAGACCTCGTCCACCAACGATCAGGCAAGCTCCGCTGGTCCGCCGGTTGTATGCGGGGGCGGTTTTGTTTGCGCTGGCCTGCAGCTGCAATATGGCGCAAAGCAAGACATCGCCCACAACGACTCAACCCGGCCAGCCAATTGCCGTGGGCGCTGCCGCCAAGCCTGAATGGATCGAGCTGAAACCCGCGGCATATCCTTTTTTGATTGTCGATGCGGTGCTGGATGGTGAAACCCTGCCCGCGCTGATCGATACGGGCACGAGCCACACGATACTGGACCTTGGTGTGGCCCAGAGAAAGGCAATGCCGCTCCGTCATCTCGGATCCTTTGACGTCTTCGGCAAGACCGTGGAGACCCAGGGGACCGATTTCACCTCTTTCGAATTCGCTGGTCTGCGCCAACGCGGCGAAACAATCGCAGTGCTGGATTTGAGTGACCTTCAGGCCCAGCTTGGCACACCATTCGCTATCGTCGTTGGTGCCGATGTTCTTTCCACCCATGCACTGCAAGTCGATTGGGATCAAAACCGCTTGCGCCTGTTGCCCAGCGGAGCTTCTGCCCTGCCCGCCGGTACCAAGGTGCCTTTGAAGATGACTCCGGACGGCCCTTTTGAAACACGCATTTCCATCAACGGCCATGAGTTCGACCGTACAGCCATCGACACCGGCGCAGACAGCGATCTTATAATACGCAATGCTGTGTTGCCTCGGCTCGCGATCACGCCAGAGCGAATGACCGATCGTGTCTCCCAGGTGATTGGCCGGATTCAAGTCGAGGGTCTGTTTCGTGCAGACATCGTTCAATTTGCCGGTCTGCGTTTCGAGCGCGTTCCGACAAGTACGACTGAAACGGCCGTGTCCGGTTTCCCGCAATTCGATGTGCTTGTCGGCATGGGACTGCTGGAACGGTTCAATTTCATGATCGATGCGCAGGCGAAACGCATGGTGTTGTCCCCACGCGAGACATCCGTCCCCGATCGGCCCTCCTCGACCAGCGGCGTCATAGGCAACTACACCACCGAAGGTTTGGTCCTGCTTCACGTCATGCGGGGCTCGCCAGCCGCTAAGGCCGGGCTGAAGGTCAACGATCGCATCTGCAAGGTCGATGGCCAAATGGTGGACGCAACCTGGCAAAATGGCGCCCAGCGGGCCTGGAGCGTCGGCAGACCCGGTCGAAAGGTCAATCTCACCCATTGCGACGGGCGTGAAACGACGCTGACCCTGAAAGAGTTCTATTGA
- a CDS encoding multicopper oxidase family protein, with translation MPKVTRRAILKASAGVACGFGLGWTGNSIRSALAAPEPQILKPRKIEAKLTGTDLTRDVLTYGDAGMPPVLRMKKGAAFAARLVNGIDEPTTIHWHGIRVPNKMDGVPFLVQPYVYTGDQFDYAFTPPDAGTFWYHPHCNTLIQMGHGLTGVIVVENPSDPEFDAEVVLNLRDWRLGGDGQFIEQYRPRDAARTGTFGTVRTANWIEQPQYDAPSGGLVRLRVAITDVTRIYSFRVQGADATVIAIDGNPLPKPFPLDLIQLGPGQRLELAIRMPDKEGALVSLEDIRGTKSAVLATLRSSGASLRRDARDLAPLEANPIEHVDVASAQHIRLALSATAENVAADSICGSLGYSFWAINKVPWPGDTPDPTAPLAELKLGKSYVIDMENLTPHAHPIHLHGMSFTVLSSSKRQVQPLISDTYLIQADEKVQLGFVADNPGDWLLHCHIIEHQKTGMTSYLRVV, from the coding sequence ATGCCGAAAGTCACGCGCCGCGCCATCCTGAAGGCGTCGGCTGGGGTTGCCTGTGGTTTCGGGCTGGGCTGGACAGGCAATTCCATTCGCTCCGCGCTGGCTGCTCCGGAACCACAAATCCTCAAGCCGCGGAAGATCGAGGCAAAACTGACGGGCACCGACCTGACCCGGGATGTGCTCACCTACGGCGATGCGGGAATGCCGCCGGTGTTGCGCATGAAGAAGGGCGCGGCCTTTGCGGCGCGGCTGGTCAACGGCATCGACGAACCGACCACCATCCACTGGCACGGCATCCGCGTCCCAAACAAAATGGATGGGGTGCCGTTCCTCGTGCAGCCCTATGTCTATACTGGCGATCAATTCGACTATGCCTTCACGCCGCCCGACGCGGGCACGTTCTGGTACCACCCGCACTGCAACACCTTGATTCAGATGGGTCACGGCCTGACCGGCGTGATCGTCGTCGAGAACCCCAGCGACCCTGAATTCGATGCGGAAGTGGTGCTCAATCTGCGCGACTGGCGCCTTGGTGGCGACGGGCAATTCATCGAGCAGTATCGGCCTCGCGACGCCGCACGCACCGGAACCTTCGGCACGGTGCGCACCGCCAACTGGATCGAGCAGCCGCAATACGATGCGCCGTCGGGTGGGCTCGTGCGTCTGCGCGTGGCGATCACGGATGTGACGCGCATCTATTCGTTTCGTGTCCAGGGGGCGGACGCAACGGTGATCGCGATCGACGGCAATCCGCTTCCGAAGCCGTTCCCCCTCGATCTCATCCAGCTCGGCCCCGGCCAGCGCCTGGAACTGGCGATACGCATGCCCGACAAAGAGGGAGCGCTTGTCAGCCTCGAGGATATTCGCGGAACGAAGTCGGCGGTGCTGGCAACACTGCGCTCGTCCGGAGCCTCGTTGCGGCGCGACGCGCGTGATCTCGCACCGCTCGAAGCCAATCCCATCGAACATGTCGATGTCGCTTCAGCCCAGCACATCCGGCTGGCCCTCAGTGCGACGGCAGAGAATGTGGCGGCAGACAGCATCTGCGGTTCGCTTGGCTACAGCTTCTGGGCCATCAACAAGGTGCCGTGGCCGGGCGATACGCCCGATCCAACTGCGCCACTGGCCGAGTTGAAGTTGGGAAAAAGCTACGTCATCGACATGGAGAACCTGACGCCGCATGCCCACCCCATCCATCTGCATGGCATGAGCTTCACGGTGCTCTCCTCTTCGAAGCGCCAGGTCCAGCCGCTGATCTCGGACACCTACCTGATCCAGGCCGATGAGAAGGTGCAGCTCGGCTTCGTGGCCGACAATCCTGGCGACTGGCTGCTGCATTGCCACATCATCGAACACCAGAAGACAGGCATGACCAGCTATCTTCGTGTCGTTTGA
- a CDS encoding FGGY-family carbohydrate kinase, with product MKNDNVILGIDLGTSAIKCVAMSVSGKVMATTEAAFPLTRELPGQAEQNPLDWLAALEAAVKQFDADVAKQVSAIGLTGQLPTLVCLEGDRPLPSAITWMDSRADTWASGILDERKRQMIYERTGMPIDGRYLAPMFRHHLDCFGKGVTTILSAKDFLHFALTGELATDPSTAAGYGLYDLDGKSWASDLCAIWGVDTSLLPAIRPAEATSPLRDDVATRLGLPAGAPVAVGCADSVASVYAMAGLGSGTVCVTTGSSTIIMDSLRDPLRDPQRRYLLTPHAVDGVFGREMDLLSTGTSYRWLNDLLGWDNGRIDAAAATSQAGANGLMFSPYLAGGEQGALWNPNLRGVLHGLTVQHKAQDIARAYLEGVQFEIRRCIDILAETSKIERVVLAGHAVSHVSTRQMLADILGRPVVSYHHSSPAAIGAALLAIPQAERPAPTASQTDVVAPSVISTNYEKIYRRYSALFPAIAEASD from the coding sequence ATGAAGAACGACAACGTCATCCTCGGCATCGATCTCGGCACCTCGGCCATCAAATGCGTGGCGATGTCGGTGTCGGGCAAGGTCATGGCCACTACCGAGGCGGCGTTTCCCCTGACAAGGGAGTTGCCCGGCCAGGCCGAGCAGAATCCGCTCGACTGGCTGGCTGCCCTTGAGGCTGCGGTCAAGCAGTTCGACGCAGATGTTGCAAAACAGGTCTCCGCCATCGGCCTGACCGGCCAGCTGCCCACCCTGGTCTGTCTGGAGGGTGATCGGCCGCTGCCATCCGCGATCACCTGGATGGACAGCCGCGCCGACACCTGGGCATCGGGCATCCTCGACGAGCGCAAGCGGCAGATGATCTATGAACGGACGGGAATGCCCATCGATGGGCGTTACCTGGCGCCGATGTTCCGTCATCATCTCGACTGTTTCGGCAAGGGCGTGACCACGATCCTGTCCGCCAAGGATTTCCTGCATTTCGCGCTGACAGGCGAATTGGCGACCGATCCGTCGACTGCGGCGGGATACGGTCTTTACGATCTCGACGGCAAATCCTGGGCTTCGGACCTCTGTGCCATATGGGGTGTCGACACGTCTCTGCTGCCGGCGATCCGGCCGGCTGAAGCGACGAGCCCGCTTCGCGACGACGTGGCGACGCGCCTCGGCTTGCCGGCAGGCGCACCCGTGGCCGTCGGCTGCGCGGACTCGGTCGCCAGCGTCTATGCCATGGCCGGCCTCGGCAGCGGCACGGTGTGCGTCACCACCGGGTCCAGCACCATCATCATGGACAGTCTGCGCGATCCGTTGCGCGACCCGCAGCGGCGCTATCTGCTGACGCCTCATGCTGTCGATGGCGTGTTCGGGCGTGAAATGGACCTGCTCTCGACCGGTACCAGCTATCGCTGGCTGAACGACTTGCTCGGCTGGGACAATGGCAGGATCGACGCCGCAGCGGCGACATCGCAGGCAGGCGCCAACGGCCTGATGTTCTCGCCCTATCTGGCTGGGGGCGAGCAGGGCGCGTTGTGGAATCCGAACCTGCGCGGCGTCCTGCATGGTCTGACGGTGCAGCACAAGGCGCAGGACATCGCCCGTGCCTATCTCGAAGGCGTGCAGTTCGAGATCAGGCGTTGCATCGACATCCTGGCGGAGACCTCGAAGATCGAGCGTGTCGTCCTGGCCGGTCACGCCGTTTCGCATGTCTCGACGCGGCAGATGCTGGCCGACATTCTGGGGCGCCCGGTGGTGAGCTATCATCACTCTTCGCCGGCCGCGATCGGCGCGGCATTGCTGGCTATTCCTCAAGCCGAGCGTCCTGCACCAACAGCATCACAGACGGATGTGGTCGCCCCTTCCGTTATCTCCACCAACTACGAAAAGATCTATCGGCGCTACTCAGCGCTCTTCCCCGCGATTGCCGAGGCTTCAGACTGA
- a CDS encoding AbrB family transcriptional regulator, which translates to MTLDTESPSRLAVLAKPSQWLVLLPLTLVLITLLELVHLPAALLIGSLVAGIVAGVNGATTRVPRMAFASAQAIIGCLIAGSISLSIFSTLAEGWLLVLGVVLATLTASSLLGWLISRLDILPGTTGVWGAAPGASTAMVLMAGAFGADQRLVAFMQYLRVVIVTIAAAAVARLWVDKSGVAEPAIVWFPPLDWPAFGLTLVVAAVGGFAGRMARLPSPFFLGAFILGGFVHLALGQTMQIPEWLLALSYVAIGWTIGLNFTIHTVRHAARALPQIIAAILVLMGFCGLMAWLIVRMFDVDPLTAYLATSPGGMDSVAIIAAASDKVDLSFVMALQAARFLVVLLAGPSISRLVARTLK; encoded by the coding sequence ATGACCCTCGATACCGAGTCGCCCTCCCGCCTTGCCGTCCTTGCCAAACCATCGCAGTGGCTGGTGCTGCTCCCGTTGACGCTGGTGTTGATTACGCTGCTTGAGCTGGTCCACCTGCCTGCGGCGCTGTTGATCGGCTCACTGGTCGCGGGAATCGTGGCAGGCGTCAACGGTGCCACCACCCGCGTGCCGCGCATGGCATTTGCCTCGGCTCAGGCAATAATCGGCTGCCTGATCGCGGGGTCGATCTCCCTCAGCATCTTTTCAACGCTGGCCGAGGGATGGCTGCTGGTGTTGGGTGTCGTGCTGGCGACGCTGACAGCGTCCAGCCTTCTGGGCTGGCTGATCAGCCGTCTCGACATTTTGCCAGGGACGACCGGCGTCTGGGGCGCCGCGCCGGGTGCGTCTACCGCAATGGTGCTGATGGCGGGTGCGTTCGGGGCGGACCAGCGCCTGGTCGCCTTCATGCAATATCTGCGCGTGGTGATCGTCACCATTGCAGCAGCCGCCGTGGCGCGGCTGTGGGTCGACAAATCAGGCGTGGCCGAACCGGCAATCGTCTGGTTTCCACCTCTCGATTGGCCGGCTTTTGGCTTGACCCTGGTGGTTGCTGCGGTTGGTGGTTTTGCGGGCCGCATGGCGCGTTTGCCATCGCCGTTTTTCCTCGGCGCCTTCATACTCGGCGGCTTCGTCCATCTTGCGCTTGGGCAGACGATGCAGATACCGGAATGGCTGCTGGCGCTGAGCTATGTCGCCATCGGGTGGACCATCGGGCTGAATTTCACCATCCATACCGTGCGGCATGCCGCCAGGGCATTACCGCAGATCATCGCCGCCATTCTCGTGCTGATGGGTTTTTGCGGGCTGATGGCCTGGCTGATCGTCAGGATGTTCGACGTCGATCCGCTCACCGCCTATCTGGCGACCAGCCCGGGTGGCATGGATTCGGTGGCGATCATTGCTGCGGCGTCGGACAAGGTTGATCTTTCCTTCGTGATGGCGCTGCAGGCAGCCCGGTTCCTCGTGGTTCTGTTGGCTGGTCCCAGCATCTCGCGTCTGGTTGCCCGGA
- a CDS encoding dihydrodipicolinate synthase family protein, giving the protein MTWSGVFPAVTTKMDASGVIDLTATQASIDRLITNGVSGIIVLPMLGENASLTQAERDAVVRAAKEVVAGRVPLLSGLAELSTDNAVAAARNYQRLGAEGLMTFPSLAYRTDRRETATWYKTVAEASDLPIMIYNNPLAYKVDVDVETLKMLADVRGVVAIKEETGDIRRVTDLFNAFGDRFDIFCGVDDLILESVALGVVGWVSGMTNAWPAECVRLFETAKRGDFAAALPLYRLLTPAFHLDTDVKLVQYIKLAEHLVYGAPEHVRAPRLPVIEEERARAEAVIRATIKALANAN; this is encoded by the coding sequence ATGACCTGGAGTGGTGTCTTTCCTGCCGTAACGACCAAGATGGATGCCTCGGGCGTGATCGATCTCACCGCTACCCAGGCAAGCATCGATCGTCTCATCACCAACGGCGTGTCGGGCATCATAGTTTTGCCGATGCTGGGCGAAAATGCCTCGCTTACGCAGGCTGAGCGCGACGCTGTCGTGCGGGCGGCCAAGGAAGTGGTTGCGGGGCGCGTGCCGCTTCTTTCAGGTCTGGCGGAACTCTCGACAGACAATGCCGTTGCTGCAGCCCGAAACTATCAGCGGCTCGGAGCGGAAGGCTTGATGACGTTTCCGTCTCTCGCCTATCGCACGGATCGGCGCGAGACGGCGACATGGTACAAGACCGTCGCCGAAGCCAGCGATCTGCCGATCATGATCTACAACAATCCACTCGCCTATAAGGTCGATGTCGACGTCGAGACGTTGAAGATGCTGGCCGATGTCCGGGGCGTCGTCGCGATCAAGGAAGAGACCGGCGACATCCGCCGCGTGACGGACCTCTTCAATGCCTTCGGCGATCGTTTCGACATCTTCTGCGGTGTCGACGACCTCATCCTGGAAAGCGTGGCACTCGGCGTCGTCGGCTGGGTATCGGGCATGACCAACGCCTGGCCCGCCGAATGCGTGAGGTTGTTCGAAACGGCCAAGCGCGGCGACTTCGCTGCGGCATTACCGCTGTACCGCTTGCTGACGCCGGCCTTCCATCTCGATACGGACGTCAAGCTCGTCCAGTACATCAAGTTGGCCGAGCATCTTGTCTATGGCGCTCCGGAACATGTCCGGGCTCCGCGCCTGCCTGTGATCGAGGAGGAACGGGCGAGGGCGGAAGCGGTCATCAGGGCGACGATCAAGGCTTTGGCCAACGCGAATTGA